One segment of Methanolinea mesophila DNA contains the following:
- a CDS encoding protealysin inhibitor emfourin translates to MKYHIAGSRAMALLLVLACCFGVAGTAEAALISSGGSFTEISSATLQEYHQNTGAARGTVASDLISRFDEGNNREFSGNSAIVKYFHNSDGDTAGIFRITALSSFGPFQGDSKTASFRELVENRLSGLLLPGTNPGSFTVVSGTGVIRFIDLEDGFFGIIADDGTHYLPDSLPEEYQVDGLKVSFTGIAGQPAANVRMWGTPLRLNSLEPCTSGSGISASGTVRYFDLEGGFYGIVADDGAHYYPLNLPAAYAADGARIRFTATEEDVATIAMWGVPVTLLSVEPLDTPAGNSPVSGVWTLVWYIADGSPRTVVPGTAVSAEFGSENRLTGTAGCNHYFAEYLVSGDTLTVGAAGRTEMYCTPDGVMEQEDTYLDLLSAAAGFRVQGDDLQVFDARGTEILHFVRGAPDAGEEKPILVEFTRTGGFAGFNDALTVYQDGTATVTRKEFTRGITLSAGELSTIRQLLQDAAFSTLLPEYPPAAPGADYFTYTVTYEGKTVTSVDTGVPESLQPLIEMLGTLVGENAPDDVAPPLH, encoded by the coding sequence ATGAAATATCACATCGCAGGCAGCCGCGCCATGGCCCTCCTGCTGGTCCTGGCGTGTTGTTTTGGAGTCGCCGGCACCGCAGAGGCGGCTCTTATATCGAGCGGCGGTTCTTTTACCGAAATATCGTCTGCAACGCTTCAGGAATACCACCAGAACACGGGGGCTGCCCGGGGCACCGTCGCATCGGACCTAATCTCCCGGTTCGATGAGGGTAACAACCGGGAATTTTCCGGAAATTCGGCAATAGTGAAGTATTTCCACAATTCAGATGGAGATACTGCCGGGATCTTTAGGATCACCGCACTCTCGTCCTTCGGACCGTTCCAGGGCGACAGTAAGACAGCGTCGTTCCGTGAGCTTGTCGAGAATCGGCTCTCGGGTCTCCTTCTGCCGGGAACAAACCCGGGCTCGTTCACTGTGGTCTCCGGAACCGGGGTGATCCGGTTCATCGACCTTGAGGACGGATTTTTCGGGATCATCGCCGATGACGGTACGCATTACCTCCCGGATTCCCTGCCTGAAGAATACCAGGTCGACGGACTTAAGGTCTCCTTTACCGGGATCGCAGGACAACCCGCGGCCAATGTCAGGATGTGGGGAACACCGCTGCGCCTGAACTCCCTCGAACCGTGCACCTCCGGAAGCGGGATCTCTGCCTCCGGGACGGTGCGGTACTTCGACCTCGAGGGCGGGTTCTATGGGATTGTCGCGGATGACGGGGCACATTACTATCCGTTGAACCTCCCCGCGGCGTATGCCGCGGACGGGGCGAGGATCCGCTTCACCGCCACGGAGGAGGATGTCGCCACAATTGCAATGTGGGGAGTCCCGGTCACGCTCCTCTCGGTTGAGCCGCTCGACACACCCGCGGGGAACTCCCCCGTTTCGGGCGTCTGGACACTCGTCTGGTACATTGCCGACGGATCACCGCGTACGGTAGTCCCCGGGACTGCAGTCTCGGCCGAATTCGGGAGCGAGAACCGGCTCACCGGGACCGCCGGATGTAATCATTATTTTGCCGAATACCTGGTCTCGGGGGACACACTGACCGTGGGAGCAGCGGGAAGGACCGAAATGTACTGCACCCCGGACGGTGTAATGGAACAGGAGGACACATACCTGGACCTCCTTTCGGCAGCCGCGGGGTTCAGGGTTCAGGGGGATGATCTCCAGGTCTTCGATGCCAGGGGCACTGAGATCCTCCACTTCGTGAGAGGAGCTCCCGACGCCGGAGAAGAAAAACCCATACTCGTCGAATTTACCAGGACCGGAGGGTTTGCCGGATTCAATGACGCGCTCACCGTCTATCAGGACGGGACCGCAACCGTGACCCGGAAGGAGTTTACCCGGGGGATTACCCTGTCTGCCGGGGAGCTCTCGACGATACGGCAACTCCTGCAGGACGCGGCGTTCAGCACGCTGCTGCCCGAATATCCTCCCGCGGCACCCGGAGCGGATTATTTCACCTACACGGTGACATATGAAGGAAAAACCGTCACTTCCGTGGATACCGGAGTTCCGGAATCACTGCAGCCCTTGATCGAGATGCTGGGCACCCTCGTCGGCGAGAATGCGCCGGACGACGTGGCGCCCCCGCTTCATTAA
- a CDS encoding carboxymuconolactone decarboxylase family protein, protein MKELEDFEETLHQILEKGGEDTAAQWMQDIEREYGRTPLIFQRMSERPEVLISHLLYKGAVTKTSSLDPKYVELISLAVGAALRCKHCTGYHMQAAMKKGASWEEILEVILLAGLISNSSVLANAYRIIDEKMSRCIPCANEGVDLPPCDDL, encoded by the coding sequence ATGAAGGAGCTGGAAGACTTTGAAGAGACCCTGCACCAGATACTCGAAAAAGGCGGCGAAGATACCGCGGCCCAATGGATGCAGGACATAGAACGGGAATACGGGAGGACCCCCCTGATATTCCAGAGAATGTCGGAGCGTCCCGAGGTCCTTATCTCCCACCTCCTCTATAAGGGAGCGGTTACCAAGACCAGTTCCCTTGATCCCAAGTACGTGGAGCTTATCAGCCTGGCGGTTGGGGCGGCGCTCCGCTGCAAGCACTGCACGGGGTACCATATGCAGGCCGCGATGAAAAAAGGAGCGTCGTGGGAGGAAATTCTCGAGGTAATCCTCCTTGCAGGTCTGATATCGAACTCCTCGGTCCTGGCCAACGCCTACCGGATCATCGATGAAAAGATGTCCCGCTGCATCCCCTGCGCAAACGAGGGCGTGGACCTTCCGCCCTGTGACGACCTGTAA
- a CDS encoding YgiQ family radical SAM protein produces MTMEQPSFLPLSIKEAHRLGIDRPDFLIVTGDAYVDHPSFAAALLGRVLWDAGFSVGIISQPDWRTDRDLLTFGPPELGILVAPGNVDSMVNHYTANLKRRNRDVYTAGGHPGKRPDRAAIVYTDRLHAVFPGVPVILGGIEASLRRFAHYDYWSDRVRQSILADAPADLLVFGMGERQVVEIGERLAAGEAAGEIRNIPGTAYRVAINEWKRQIDENIVTIPDFQQVSGDKREYARAFALHYQEQDPFRGRSVAQVHPKTVVIQNPPARPLSTSGLDHLYELPYTRAAHPASREPVPALEPVKFSVTSHRGCFGECAFCALTHHQGRIIQSRSVESLEREVRRIAKLPGFSGVITDVGGPTANMWGARCSRWETAGTCPDRHCSPACGGLVLSHQAQMELLAKLREVPGVRWVFIGSGIRFDLVMADPAPYLEELCRHHVSGHLKVAPEHVSERVLELMNKPDRAVFDRFRARFSAIGSSGKKKQYLLPYFMSGHPGCTIEDMIELAEYIRDHRLYTEQVQDFTPTPMSPSTCMYYTGINPFTMKEVHIPRGREKKIQRAILHYREPANRALVEEGLRGAGREDLIGPGADCLIPGTAKIRRSTSKTAKK; encoded by the coding sequence ATGACCATGGAACAACCCTCATTTCTTCCCCTCTCCATAAAAGAGGCTCATCGACTTGGCATTGACAGGCCGGACTTCCTGATCGTTACCGGCGATGCCTACGTGGATCATCCCTCTTTCGCCGCTGCACTCCTCGGAAGGGTGCTCTGGGATGCCGGGTTCTCGGTCGGGATAATTTCCCAGCCTGACTGGAGGACCGACCGGGATCTGCTCACCTTCGGTCCGCCGGAACTCGGGATCCTGGTCGCACCAGGTAACGTGGACTCGATGGTGAACCACTATACGGCGAACCTGAAAAGAAGGAATCGCGACGTATATACCGCGGGCGGGCATCCGGGAAAACGACCGGACCGGGCGGCGATCGTGTACACCGACCGCCTTCATGCCGTCTTTCCGGGGGTTCCCGTTATTCTCGGTGGGATCGAAGCCAGCCTCCGGCGGTTCGCCCATTACGACTACTGGTCGGACAGGGTGAGACAGTCCATACTTGCGGATGCCCCTGCCGACCTGCTGGTGTTCGGGATGGGGGAACGCCAGGTGGTCGAGATCGGAGAGAGGCTCGCCGCAGGCGAAGCGGCCGGGGAGATCAGGAACATTCCCGGTACAGCGTATCGCGTCGCTATCAATGAATGGAAGCGGCAAATAGACGAAAATATCGTCACAATCCCCGACTTCCAGCAGGTATCTGGGGATAAGCGGGAGTATGCCCGGGCATTCGCCCTGCATTACCAGGAACAGGACCCGTTCCGGGGGAGATCCGTCGCCCAGGTCCACCCAAAGACCGTGGTAATCCAGAACCCTCCCGCCCGGCCGCTCTCCACTTCCGGTTTGGACCACCTCTACGAACTCCCTTACACCCGGGCGGCACACCCGGCATCCCGCGAACCCGTGCCGGCGCTCGAGCCGGTAAAGTTCTCGGTCACCAGCCACCGGGGCTGTTTCGGGGAATGCGCCTTCTGTGCTCTCACCCATCACCAGGGAAGGATCATCCAGTCCCGGAGCGTGGAGTCTCTCGAACGCGAAGTCCGGAGGATCGCGAAACTCCCCGGATTCTCCGGGGTGATCACCGACGTAGGGGGGCCGACTGCGAACATGTGGGGGGCTCGGTGCAGTCGCTGGGAAACCGCCGGGACCTGTCCGGACCGGCACTGCTCCCCGGCCTGCGGCGGGCTGGTGCTCTCCCACCAGGCCCAGATGGAGCTCCTGGCGAAACTGCGGGAGGTCCCCGGGGTCAGGTGGGTCTTTATCGGTTCCGGAATACGGTTCGACCTGGTAATGGCCGATCCCGCTCCCTACCTGGAGGAGCTCTGCAGGCACCATGTGTCGGGGCACCTCAAGGTCGCGCCCGAACACGTCTCGGAGCGCGTGCTGGAACTTATGAACAAGCCGGACCGTGCAGTGTTCGACCGGTTCAGGGCGCGCTTCTCCGCTATCGGAAGCAGCGGGAAGAAGAAGCAGTACCTTCTCCCCTACTTCATGTCGGGGCATCCGGGATGCACCATAGAGGACATGATCGAACTTGCGGAGTACATCCGGGACCACCGGCTCTATACCGAGCAGGTCCAGGATTTTACCCCCACCCCTATGAGCCCTTCCACCTGCATGTACTACACGGGGATAAACCCGTTCACCATGAAGGAGGTCCACATCCCCCGGGGAAGGGAGAAGAAGATCCAGCGAGCGATTCTCCATTACCGCGAACCGGCCAACCGGGCACTGGTGGAGGAAGGGCTCCGGGGTGCGGGGAGAGAGGATCTCATTGGTCCGGGTGCAGATTGCCTGATCCCCGGGACAGCAAAGATCCGGCGAAGTACATCGAAAACAGCGAAGAAATAG
- a CDS encoding PPC domain-containing DNA-binding protein produces MRYAEGRPGRIFYLRIDHGEDLVAGLLSFVKAHNIRSAVIQLLGALLEGSMVTGPEHPVLPPDPHWDTFSGGWEILGIATVSWTGEGPHLHLHSTVGRGTNVLTGCIRGKTEVYIVVEAVIQEIRGCTVERVFDQATGLDLPNPRGEHHPPL; encoded by the coding sequence ATGCGGTACGCAGAAGGGCGCCCGGGCAGGATTTTTTATCTGAGGATCGACCACGGCGAGGATCTCGTCGCCGGGCTTCTTTCGTTCGTGAAAGCGCACAATATACGCTCCGCCGTTATTCAGCTCCTTGGTGCGCTCCTCGAGGGGAGCATGGTGACCGGCCCCGAACACCCTGTCCTCCCCCCGGACCCCCATTGGGATACGTTCAGCGGCGGGTGGGAGATACTCGGCATTGCCACGGTTTCATGGACCGGTGAAGGACCTCACCTCCATCTCCACAGTACCGTCGGAAGAGGGACGAATGTTCTTACCGGGTGCATCCGGGGTAAAACGGAAGTCTATATCGTGGTTGAAGCGGTTATCCAGGAAATTCGGGGCTGCACGGTGGAGCGGGTCTTCGACCAGGCCACGGGGCTCGACCTCCCGAACCCCCGCGGGGAACATCACCCGCCGCTATGA
- a CDS encoding DUF2207 domain-containing protein: protein MSEERQIVLLFVVAIGVAALGILIGASIPGLLEGDLVVDSYHADFGQNGTLSETYTYQVMNSGQYRMLFRFWNAPLSLTPLAFPYILYQDMTIPSGVIGYVKDYQGTVTLVGSTDPAAAAVVRQLAELNEVGIYNPAYYAAGEYTVLYQYIVYPPIEYDEQYAHLNIRLVDQHVPFRALEITYPAANVVAVYPHPASLSVSRSDETIVVTGSAATDEVVGIELLLREQALNTTPGFPTYVEGVQAQTEAANPWWDVLPYYFAQAWFVISLIAMLATPFLLLVIYYRFGREKKFTVPGYLSFTPNPAMKPWEVNLLFKGDAVDFDKDGYYATLLDLHRRGLVRIEGGDQGAPVRITVLSGRTDDPYEKRVLEFLKDASEDGVVDTAVLERLATKARSDLTAEKQILRYQRELLDVTRRSDPALIARYLVDGRDHIFPFLFVGVAFTAIGIIGLIVAPFQAGYLGPAVLFSALILAQSAVALAFPSTLFGHWKGDGYQEKLQWDAFAKFLSDLALMRKYAPADIAMWGEWLVYGTALGVGDRVEKAMKELDVNIPEAGVPLGIRTAFVPVLLFVPPSRGGGGGGFGGGGSFGGGGGFGGGGVGGR, encoded by the coding sequence ATGTCGGAGGAACGCCAGATCGTCCTTCTTTTTGTGGTCGCGATAGGAGTCGCCGCACTTGGGATCCTGATAGGCGCCTCGATCCCCGGGCTCCTCGAGGGTGACCTGGTAGTGGACTCGTATCACGCGGATTTCGGCCAAAACGGGACCCTTTCGGAGACCTATACCTACCAGGTCATGAACAGCGGGCAATACCGGATGCTCTTCCGTTTCTGGAATGCCCCGCTCTCGCTCACCCCGCTCGCCTTCCCGTACATCCTCTACCAGGACATGACCATACCTTCTGGCGTAATCGGGTACGTGAAGGATTACCAGGGGACGGTCACCCTGGTGGGCTCGACCGATCCCGCGGCAGCCGCGGTAGTGCGTCAGCTCGCCGAGCTGAACGAGGTGGGAATCTATAACCCGGCGTACTACGCGGCAGGGGAGTATACCGTCCTGTACCAGTATATCGTCTACCCTCCCATCGAGTACGACGAGCAGTATGCCCACCTCAACATACGGCTGGTCGACCAGCACGTCCCGTTCCGCGCTCTCGAGATCACGTACCCTGCCGCGAACGTGGTCGCAGTCTATCCCCACCCTGCATCGCTCTCGGTCTCACGGTCCGATGAAACGATCGTGGTCACGGGGAGCGCAGCTACCGACGAGGTGGTAGGGATCGAGCTCCTGCTCCGGGAGCAGGCGCTGAACACCACGCCGGGATTCCCCACTTACGTGGAAGGCGTACAAGCACAGACCGAGGCTGCAAATCCCTGGTGGGATGTCCTGCCGTACTATTTTGCCCAGGCATGGTTTGTAATCTCCCTAATCGCCATGCTGGCGACTCCCTTCCTCCTTCTCGTCATCTATTACCGCTTTGGGAGGGAGAAAAAATTTACAGTGCCAGGGTATCTCAGTTTTACCCCCAACCCGGCGATGAAACCCTGGGAGGTCAACCTGCTCTTCAAGGGAGATGCGGTCGATTTCGATAAGGACGGTTACTATGCTACCTTGCTTGACCTGCACCGGAGGGGGCTGGTCAGGATCGAGGGCGGTGACCAGGGGGCACCGGTCAGGATCACCGTTCTTTCAGGGCGTACCGACGATCCGTACGAGAAACGGGTGCTTGAGTTCCTGAAAGATGCATCCGAGGACGGGGTAGTTGACACTGCCGTACTTGAACGCCTGGCAACCAAAGCGAGATCGGATCTTACTGCAGAGAAACAGATCCTTCGCTACCAGAGGGAACTGCTGGATGTGACCCGCCGTTCCGACCCGGCCCTGATCGCCCGGTACCTCGTGGACGGAAGGGACCATATCTTTCCCTTCCTGTTCGTGGGGGTGGCATTCACCGCGATAGGCATAATCGGGCTTATCGTTGCTCCCTTCCAGGCCGGATACCTCGGTCCCGCGGTGTTGTTCTCGGCACTGATCCTCGCACAATCCGCGGTGGCCCTCGCCTTCCCCTCTACCCTTTTCGGGCACTGGAAAGGGGACGGCTACCAGGAGAAGCTGCAGTGGGACGCGTTCGCGAAGTTCCTGTCGGACCTGGCGCTCATGCGCAAATACGCGCCCGCAGATATCGCCATGTGGGGTGAATGGCTGGTCTACGGAACCGCGCTCGGTGTGGGAGACAGGGTCGAGAAGGCAATGAAGGAGCTCGACGTGAATATCCCCGAGGCAGGTGTTCCCCTGGGGATTCGGACCGCGTTCGTCCCGGTATTACTCTTTGTCCCCCCGTCACGCGGTGGCGGCGGTGGCGGTTTCGGCGGAGGAGGATCCTTCGGCGGCGGCGGTGGTTTCGGCGGCGGCGGCGTAGGAGGGCGCTGA
- a CDS encoding LemA family protein — protein MALGDLIPWIVGGIILLIIVVLILYFVSIYNRFYTLKNSSEATLGQIRVAMKKRLDMIDQLLGAVKSYAKFERETFENVTAMRARVGSAGPGDLNDIEKESRSLLGRLFAVAENYPDLKTSTTVTNLMEAVKGVEEEIARQRYTYNNISQQFNTMIDVIPSSFVGRLMGLSKLTYLEFEEAISTPPKIEF, from the coding sequence ATGGCACTGGGAGACCTCATTCCCTGGATTGTGGGAGGAATCATCCTCCTCATCATCGTCGTGCTGATCCTGTACTTTGTCTCCATCTACAACCGGTTCTATACCCTGAAGAACTCATCCGAGGCGACACTGGGACAGATCCGGGTAGCGATGAAGAAGCGGCTGGATATGATCGACCAGCTGCTGGGTGCGGTAAAGAGCTATGCAAAGTTCGAACGGGAGACCTTTGAGAACGTCACGGCCATGCGGGCCCGGGTAGGTTCGGCCGGACCGGGCGACCTGAACGATATCGAGAAAGAGTCCCGTTCCCTGCTGGGAAGACTCTTCGCGGTAGCGGAGAACTACCCCGACTTAAAGACCAGCACCACCGTGACGAACCTGATGGAGGCGGTGAAAGGGGTCGAAGAGGAGATCGCCCGGCAGCGGTATACCTACAACAACATCTCCCAGCAGTTCAACACCATGATCGACGTCATTCCCTCGAGCTTCGTGGGCCGGCTGATGGGGCTCTCCAAACTGACCTACCTGGAGTTTGAAGAAGCGATCTCCACCCCCCCGAAGATCGAGTTCTGA
- a CDS encoding EF-Tu/IF-2/RF-3 family GTPase, with the protein MPNLNVAVIGPIEYAKELGKKGTVSDITFYNLKKDETTVTFIEPSRYPEKLSSLFFAVSMAQKAVLVVDEINAQFGECVLMLDCAGMKDGVLVLRNYITPDQVAPLIRDTVVAGYRVAEDDRFRLREDLTAEAAARKDPAPAELARSGAVPVDHFFNVKGVGVVVLGGVIRGAIRKHDSLKVFPTEHTALVRSIQKHDDDVDAAWEGDRVGLALKGVEVEALDRGYVLSNDPSLTASGTIHGRATLVKYWPTPLKEGMILYLGHWMQFVPGRIAYVNNAGDWKRPEVTLRSEKELVLPPKAEVLLHYLEGGKLRIVGTLRID; encoded by the coding sequence ATGCCGAACCTCAATGTCGCAGTTATCGGTCCCATTGAATATGCAAAGGAGCTGGGGAAGAAGGGGACCGTTTCCGATATTACCTTTTACAATCTGAAAAAGGACGAGACGACGGTCACGTTCATCGAACCGAGCCGATACCCGGAGAAACTCTCATCTCTCTTCTTTGCGGTGTCCATGGCGCAGAAGGCGGTCCTGGTAGTCGACGAGATCAACGCCCAGTTCGGGGAGTGCGTGCTGATGCTCGACTGTGCCGGGATGAAGGACGGCGTCCTGGTCCTGCGCAACTATATCACCCCCGACCAGGTGGCGCCCCTGATCAGGGACACGGTCGTCGCGGGGTACCGGGTCGCTGAAGACGACCGGTTCCGGTTAAGAGAAGATCTCACTGCGGAAGCCGCCGCCCGGAAGGACCCCGCCCCGGCGGAACTCGCCCGCTCGGGTGCGGTCCCGGTGGACCACTTCTTCAATGTAAAGGGTGTGGGGGTCGTGGTCCTTGGAGGCGTCATCCGGGGGGCGATAAGAAAACACGATTCGCTGAAGGTGTTCCCCACGGAACATACCGCGCTGGTCAGGTCCATTCAGAAGCACGATGACGACGTGGACGCGGCCTGGGAGGGAGACCGTGTCGGCCTCGCACTGAAGGGCGTGGAGGTGGAGGCCCTCGACCGGGGTTACGTGCTCTCAAACGACCCGTCACTGACCGCTTCCGGGACAATTCACGGTCGTGCGACGCTGGTGAAATACTGGCCAACCCCCCTGAAGGAGGGCATGATACTCTACCTCGGGCACTGGATGCAGTTCGTCCCCGGGAGGATTGCTTACGTCAATAATGCGGGCGACTGGAAGCGTCCCGAGGTGACGCTTCGGTCAGAGAAAGAACTCGTCCTTCCCCCGAAAGCAGAGGTCCTGCTCCACTACCTGGAAGGGGGAAAACTGAGAATCGTCGGGACCCTCCGGATCGACTGA
- a CDS encoding polyprenol monophosphomannose synthase: protein MAIQSTEGAEPYDLTVVIPTFNEKENIGPMIRAVHEICTEHKIFEEILVVDDDSPDGTAGIVRSLQESMNNLELLVRHSNHGLSPSLYDGILAAGAPLVQCIDCDFSHPPEKIPRFYRCLRENGCDMVIGSRYVRGGEVRNWAFHREILSFGAATLGRVLIPHVHDSGSGFFAIKKAILDEVTLTPRGFRMGFEILGKAGWARVAEIPITFKDREMGESKLRWRILLQYLVQCLSILEYNLVQRRSNAIARSWRIYLAREVPERC from the coding sequence GTGGCCATTCAATCAACGGAAGGGGCAGAACCCTACGATCTCACCGTAGTGATCCCGACCTTCAATGAAAAGGAAAATATCGGTCCGATGATCCGGGCAGTTCACGAAATCTGCACGGAACACAAAATTTTCGAAGAGATACTGGTGGTAGATGACGATTCACCCGACGGCACCGCCGGGATCGTGAGATCTCTCCAGGAGTCCATGAATAACCTGGAGCTCCTGGTCCGCCATTCCAATCACGGTCTTTCTCCTTCCCTGTACGATGGAATTCTCGCAGCCGGCGCCCCCCTGGTCCAGTGCATCGATTGCGATTTCTCGCACCCTCCCGAAAAGATCCCCCGTTTTTACCGGTGCCTGCGGGAGAACGGGTGCGATATGGTCATAGGAAGCCGGTATGTAAGGGGAGGGGAGGTCCGGAACTGGGCATTCCACCGGGAAATTCTTTCTTTTGGTGCAGCAACCCTGGGAAGGGTGCTTATTCCCCATGTCCATGATTCGGGGAGCGGTTTTTTTGCGATAAAAAAGGCGATCCTTGACGAGGTCACTCTTACCCCCCGGGGGTTCCGGATGGGGTTCGAGATCCTCGGGAAAGCAGGCTGGGCAAGGGTTGCGGAGATCCCCATCACCTTCAAGGACCGGGAGATGGGGGAGAGCAAGTTACGATGGAGGATCCTCCTCCAGTACCTTGTCCAGTGCCTGAGTATCCTTGAATACAACCTCGTGCAGCGGAGAAGCAATGCCATCGCCCGCTCCTGGCGGATCTACCTCGCCCGCGAGGTACCGGAACGGTGCTGA
- a CDS encoding GtrA family protein has translation MIRSMYDALLIIPGGCADTGELLSEMVALFDRNRLAAGIFLAPLGGGEKPGTPPADASEHIAGAGTLGDLCSMVSAGKIETRSLWWVDDPQRFMEMPSLVGEIWKGLDAGNDLVIAVRPSVPLREKIPAMVVFPEWKDPFSGLFAVRHSAFTDYASPGLQGPLLAHFLSRVPWNGVREVDVPATDSPGSRHRYPATSWFPGLGQILYYALTEKSSPLRTEMGKILRFALVGLSGILVNTGFLYLFTEVGGLFYLASSAIAIELSIISNFFLNEFWTFKSRSGLIRRRWKRLASYNFLALGGMAVNMVVLYGLTAGFGVYYLTANIIGILFGFLWNYLTNRNITWR, from the coding sequence ATGATCAGGTCGATGTACGACGCCCTGCTGATCATTCCCGGGGGATGTGCGGATACCGGCGAACTCCTCAGCGAGATGGTCGCCCTGTTCGACCGCAATCGTCTTGCTGCAGGAATATTCCTGGCTCCCTTGGGGGGAGGGGAGAAACCGGGGACCCCGCCTGCGGACGCGTCTGAACACATCGCGGGTGCCGGAACCCTGGGAGATCTCTGTTCGATGGTCTCCGCCGGGAAGATAGAGACCCGGTCCCTCTGGTGGGTCGATGACCCGCAGCGGTTCATGGAAATGCCGTCGCTGGTCGGGGAGATTTGGAAAGGTCTGGATGCCGGAAACGACCTCGTCATAGCGGTCAGGCCATCGGTTCCCCTGCGGGAGAAGATCCCGGCGATGGTGGTCTTTCCGGAGTGGAAAGACCCATTCTCCGGTCTATTTGCGGTCAGGCACAGCGCATTCACGGATTATGCGTCGCCCGGACTCCAGGGCCCCCTGCTCGCCCACTTTCTCTCCCGGGTTCCGTGGAACGGAGTTCGGGAGGTCGACGTCCCGGCGACGGATAGTCCCGGCAGTCGCCATCGTTACCCGGCGACCTCCTGGTTCCCCGGGCTCGGCCAGATCCTGTATTATGCCCTTACCGAGAAGAGCAGCCCGTTACGGACCGAGATGGGGAAGATACTCCGTTTCGCCCTGGTGGGGCTCTCCGGGATCCTCGTCAATACCGGATTTTTATACCTGTTCACCGAGGTGGGAGGGCTCTTTTATCTCGCATCCAGTGCGATCGCGATCGAGCTCTCGATCATATCGAATTTCTTTCTCAACGAGTTCTGGACGTTTAAGAGCAGGTCGGGGCTGATCCGGCGCAGATGGAAGAGGCTTGCCAGTTATAATTTCCTTGCCCTGGGCGGGATGGCAGTGAACATGGTTGTGCTCTACGGCCTCACGGCTGGGTTCGGCGTCTATTACCTCACGGCAAATATCATCGGGATCCTCTTCGGTTTCTTATGGAACTACCTGACCAACCGGAACATCACCTGGAGGTGA